In the genome of Hymenobacter taeanensis, one region contains:
- a CDS encoding sodium:solute symporter family transporter, with product MHQLATLDYIVFFIYFVIVAGYGIWIYRRKTGHDGTIEGDSKDYFLAEGSLTWWAIGSSLIASNISAEQFVGMSGSGFKMGLAIATYEWMAALTLIIVAVFFIPVYLKNNISTMPQFLHQRYNGTVAMIMAIFWLMLYVVVNLTSILYLGAIAVSSISGLNLDFCLYALAAFAIIITLGGMKVIGFTDVIQVFFLILGGLATTYLALNMVAEHYGQSGVMNGFNLMTDQASDHFQMIFKRDNPNYLDLPGLTVLLGGMWIVNLNYWGCNQYITQRALGADLPTARSGLLFAAFLKLLMPVIVVLPGIAAYVLYKQDVFGAAEFGQGADLNPDRAYPVLLNILPIGLKGLSFAALTAAVVASLAGKANSIATIFTLDVYHKVINPNATEKNLVSVGKIAVVVAMILGVLIAPHLGIDKKGGFQYIQEYTGFVSPGIFAMFILGFFWKRTTSAAALFATIGGFLLSVMFKFLPNIMDLSFLAPFGFAVKPEGSNVYEIPFLDRMGFVFIICIVAMIIISLLQTSRGVKTNGLEVDSSMFKPKPSFAIGAMVIVVILTALYTIYW from the coding sequence ATGCATCAGCTGGCCACTCTAGATTACATTGTCTTCTTTATCTATTTCGTGATAGTTGCCGGGTACGGCATCTGGATTTACCGCCGAAAGACGGGCCACGACGGAACGATAGAAGGAGATTCCAAGGACTACTTCCTGGCGGAAGGCTCCCTGACGTGGTGGGCCATTGGCTCGTCCCTTATTGCCTCCAACATCTCCGCCGAGCAGTTCGTGGGCATGTCGGGATCCGGCTTTAAAATGGGCCTGGCCATTGCCACCTACGAGTGGATGGCGGCTCTCACGCTCATTATTGTGGCCGTATTCTTCATACCAGTATATCTGAAGAACAACATTTCCACAATGCCTCAGTTCCTGCACCAGCGCTACAATGGCACGGTGGCCATGATCATGGCCATTTTCTGGCTGATGCTCTACGTGGTGGTAAACCTCACGTCTATTCTGTACCTGGGCGCCATTGCCGTGAGCAGTATCTCGGGTCTGAACCTCGATTTCTGCCTGTATGCGCTGGCGGCCTTTGCCATCATCATCACCCTGGGTGGTATGAAGGTTATTGGCTTTACCGACGTAATTCAGGTGTTCTTCCTGATTCTAGGTGGCCTGGCCACCACGTATCTGGCTCTGAACATGGTGGCTGAGCACTACGGCCAGTCGGGCGTGATGAACGGCTTTAACCTGATGACCGACCAGGCCAGTGACCACTTCCAGATGATCTTCAAGCGCGACAACCCTAACTACCTTGACCTGCCGGGCCTAACCGTGCTGCTGGGCGGTATGTGGATTGTAAACCTGAACTACTGGGGCTGTAACCAGTACATCACCCAGCGCGCCCTTGGTGCCGACCTGCCCACGGCTCGTTCGGGTCTGTTGTTTGCCGCTTTTCTGAAGCTTCTGATGCCCGTAATTGTAGTACTGCCTGGCATTGCGGCCTACGTGCTCTATAAACAGGATGTATTTGGTGCCGCTGAGTTTGGCCAAGGTGCCGACCTTAACCCCGACCGGGCCTACCCGGTGCTGCTCAACATTCTGCCAATTGGTTTGAAGGGGTTGTCCTTCGCGGCCCTCACGGCGGCTGTGGTAGCCTCCCTGGCTGGTAAGGCAAACTCCATTGCCACCATCTTCACCCTCGACGTATATCATAAAGTAATTAACCCCAATGCCACCGAGAAAAACCTGGTGAGCGTGGGTAAAATTGCGGTGGTAGTGGCCATGATCCTGGGCGTGCTGATTGCACCGCACCTGGGTATCGATAAAAAAGGCGGCTTCCAGTACATTCAGGAATACACGGGCTTCGTGTCGCCGGGTATCTTCGCCATGTTCATCCTGGGCTTCTTCTGGAAGCGCACCACTTCGGCAGCGGCCCTGTTTGCCACCATTGGAGGCTTCCTGCTGTCGGTGATGTTCAAGTTCCTGCCTAACATCATGGACCTCTCGTTCCTGGCTCCTTTTGGCTTCGCGGTAAAGCCTGAGGGCTCCAATGTCTATGAGATTCCCTTCCTCGACCGCATGGGCTTTGTGTTCATCATCTGTATTGTGGCCATGATCATTATCAGCCTACTACAGACCAGCCGCGGCGTGAAAACCAACGGCCTGGAGGTTGATTCCAGCATGTTCAAGCCTAAGCCCAGCTTTGCAATTGGGGCTATGGTGATTGTGGTTATCCTGACTGCTCTCTACACCATTTACTGGTAA
- a CDS encoding acyl-CoA reductase, translated as MNHSERLAAFVALGHHLTQLPDEEITELAYRTRNQNPWFDRPNVAAAIKGIAHLLQEEPLRHWAARYRPEPTTPRQIGVVMAGNIPLVGFHDLLCVLLSGHTLLAKLSKDDTFLMRWISSELLRLEPRFAEHLQFVERLNAADAFIATGSDNTSRYFEYYFGKKPNIIRRNRTSLAIITGRESEHDLGLLGADIFRYYGLGCRNVSKLYVPEGYNFKELLDSLAPWHHILDHNRYQNNYDYNKSILLVNRVPHFDSGFLLVTENAQLVSPISVLHYSVYTSEIDLVDQLTDVAAQTQCLVSSGGLYPGSFPFGRAQEPGVADYADGVDTMAFLAELA; from the coding sequence ATGAATCACTCCGAACGGTTAGCTGCTTTTGTAGCTCTAGGCCACCATCTCACCCAACTTCCCGACGAAGAAATCACGGAGTTGGCATATCGTACCCGTAATCAAAACCCGTGGTTTGACCGTCCTAACGTGGCGGCTGCTATCAAAGGCATTGCGCATTTGCTACAGGAAGAACCCCTGCGCCATTGGGCCGCCCGCTACCGCCCCGAGCCTACTACGCCCCGGCAAATTGGGGTAGTAATGGCCGGCAACATTCCGCTCGTCGGCTTCCACGACCTGCTGTGCGTGCTGCTTTCAGGCCATACGCTGCTGGCCAAGCTCAGCAAAGACGATACCTTTTTGATGCGTTGGATTTCCAGTGAGCTGCTGCGCCTAGAGCCCCGCTTTGCCGAGCACCTGCAATTTGTGGAGCGCCTGAACGCCGCCGATGCCTTCATTGCTACCGGCTCTGATAATACCTCGCGCTACTTTGAATACTACTTCGGTAAGAAGCCCAACATCATCCGGCGCAACCGCACCAGCCTGGCTATCATCACGGGCCGGGAGTCGGAGCATGATCTGGGCCTATTGGGAGCGGATATTTTCCGGTACTACGGCTTGGGCTGCCGCAACGTGAGCAAGCTGTACGTACCCGAGGGGTACAACTTCAAGGAGCTGCTCGACTCGCTGGCGCCCTGGCACCACATTCTGGACCACAACCGCTACCAGAATAACTACGATTACAACAAGAGCATTCTGCTGGTAAACCGCGTGCCTCACTTCGACTCGGGCTTCCTGCTGGTTACGGAAAACGCCCAGCTGGTCTCCCCTATCTCGGTGCTGCATTACAGCGTGTATACCAGCGAGATAGATCTAGTCGATCAGCTCACCGATGTAGCCGCTCAAACCCAGTGCCTGGTCTCGTCGGGGGGCTTGTATCCCGGTAGCTTTCCCTTCGGGCGGGCGCAGGAACCCGGTGTTGCTGACTATGCCGATGGCGTAGATACCATGGCCTTTTTAGCAGAATTGGCGTAA
- a CDS encoding 4Fe-4S dicluster domain-containing protein, with protein sequence MAIMITDECINCGACEPECPNTAIYEGGAQWRWADGTSLKEVEIDGGSTVSGVAPQTPISDEYYYIVSDKCTECVGFHEEPQCAAVCPVDCCVDDPDYREAQQDLLKKKQWLHQEA encoded by the coding sequence ATGGCCATCATGATAACCGACGAGTGCATCAACTGTGGTGCCTGCGAACCGGAATGCCCCAACACCGCGATTTACGAGGGAGGTGCCCAGTGGCGCTGGGCCGATGGCACCAGCCTGAAAGAAGTGGAAATTGATGGCGGCTCTACCGTTTCGGGAGTAGCCCCACAAACGCCTATTTCCGACGAGTACTACTACATCGTGTCGGACAAGTGCACTGAGTGCGTGGGTTTCCACGAGGAGCCCCAGTGCGCGGCCGTCTGCCCCGTAGACTGCTGCGTGGATGACCCCGACTACCGCGAAGCACAACAGGATCTGCTCAAAAAGAAGCAGTGGTTGCACCAGGAGGCCTAG
- a CDS encoding valine--tRNA ligase, with protein sequence MSIAKTYTPADVEAKWYQRWQEQGFFKAKANPRKQPYSVVIPPPNVTGVLHMGHMLNNTIQDVLVRLARMQGKEACWVPGTDHASIATEAKVVALLKEQGIEKKDLTREQFLEHAFAWKEKYGGIILEQLKQLGASCDWDRTRFTMEPELTEAVLRVFVDLHQKGLIYRGIRMVNWDPQSQTAISDEEVIPKDVMAKMYHLRYAVVGAERLDNGAENPEKAHVEQAEFSGLNSQFLVVATSRPETIMADVAVAVNPNDPRYTHLHGAKVRIPLLGREIPVILDEYVSIDFGTGALKVTPAHDLNDYELGVKHSLPVIDILNNDGSLNEKAVLYVGQDRFAARRNIVKDLEEAGHLVKVEEYASIVQTSERTKAVIEPRLSMQWFLKMEHLAKPALEVVESDQVKLHPAKFKNTYRVWMENVHDWCISRQLWWGQQIPAYYLPDGTYVVALTPNEALELARTQSGNANLQLTDLRQDEDVLDTWFSSWLWPISVFDGFKDPDNADINYFYPTNDLVTGPDILFFWVARMIMAGLEFRREIPFRNVYLTGIVRDAQGRKMSKQLGNSPDPLDLIKQFGADGVRTGMLFSAPAGNDLLYDEKLVEQGRNFCNKLWNAFRLTQGWEVDATLPFANNKAVEWFTAKLQTTLVELDDHFEKFRISDALMTVYKLVWDDFCSVYLEMIKPAYQAPIDPETLRHTTGFLETLLKLLHPFMPFITEEIWHELAERGPKDYVCVATWPKQQPVAGAPELLARMDKALDIVAGVRNIRNQKGLGPNKPLTLAAKTDDAGLLTDYDGIIRKLASLTEISVVDAAPAASVGFVSGGAEFFVPLEGQIDLGAEKERLTKELEYAQGFRDSVLKKLSNEKFVANAKADLVERERQKLADAESKITALEQSLAAL encoded by the coding sequence ATGTCTATCGCCAAAACCTATACCCCCGCCGACGTTGAAGCCAAATGGTATCAGCGCTGGCAGGAGCAGGGCTTCTTCAAAGCCAAAGCTAACCCCCGCAAGCAGCCGTACTCGGTGGTGATTCCGCCACCCAACGTAACGGGCGTGCTCCACATGGGCCACATGCTGAACAATACCATTCAGGATGTGCTGGTGCGCCTGGCCCGCATGCAGGGCAAGGAGGCGTGCTGGGTACCTGGCACCGACCACGCCTCCATTGCCACGGAAGCCAAGGTAGTAGCTTTGCTGAAGGAGCAGGGCATTGAGAAAAAGGACCTCACCCGTGAGCAGTTCCTGGAGCATGCGTTTGCCTGGAAAGAGAAGTATGGCGGCATTATTCTGGAGCAGCTAAAGCAGCTGGGCGCTTCCTGCGACTGGGACCGCACGCGCTTTACCATGGAGCCTGAGCTGACCGAGGCCGTGCTGCGCGTATTCGTGGATCTGCACCAGAAGGGCCTGATTTACCGTGGCATCCGGATGGTAAACTGGGATCCGCAGAGCCAGACTGCCATCAGCGACGAGGAGGTAATTCCGAAGGATGTGATGGCCAAGATGTACCACTTGCGGTATGCGGTAGTGGGTGCGGAGAGGTTGGATAATGGAGCTGAGAACCCAGAGAAGGCACATGTAGAACAAGCTGAGTTCTCGGGTCTCAACTCTCAGTTCTTAGTAGTGGCTACCTCGCGCCCAGAAACTATCATGGCAGACGTGGCCGTGGCCGTGAACCCCAACGACCCACGCTACACCCACCTCCACGGCGCCAAAGTGCGCATCCCGCTGCTAGGCCGCGAGATTCCGGTAATTCTGGATGAGTACGTAAGCATCGATTTTGGTACGGGTGCCCTGAAAGTAACGCCCGCCCACGACCTGAATGACTACGAGTTGGGCGTGAAGCACAGCCTGCCGGTTATTGATATCCTCAACAACGATGGCTCGCTGAATGAAAAGGCGGTGCTCTACGTAGGGCAGGACCGTTTTGCCGCGCGCCGCAACATTGTAAAAGATTTGGAGGAGGCCGGCCACTTGGTGAAGGTAGAGGAGTACGCCAGCATTGTGCAGACTTCGGAGCGCACCAAGGCCGTTATTGAGCCGCGCTTGAGCATGCAGTGGTTCCTGAAAATGGAGCACTTGGCAAAGCCCGCCCTGGAAGTAGTGGAAAGCGACCAGGTAAAGCTGCACCCCGCCAAGTTCAAGAACACCTACCGGGTGTGGATGGAAAACGTGCACGACTGGTGCATCTCGCGGCAGCTGTGGTGGGGTCAGCAGATTCCGGCCTACTACCTGCCCGATGGTACCTACGTGGTGGCCCTCACCCCCAATGAAGCTCTCGAACTAGCGCGCACCCAGAGCGGCAACGCTAACCTGCAGCTCACGGACTTGCGGCAGGATGAGGATGTGCTGGACACGTGGTTTTCCTCGTGGCTCTGGCCGATTTCGGTGTTTGATGGGTTCAAGGACCCTGATAATGCCGATATCAACTATTTCTACCCCACCAATGACCTGGTAACGGGTCCGGATATTCTGTTTTTCTGGGTGGCCCGCATGATTATGGCTGGCTTGGAGTTCCGCCGCGAAATTCCGTTTCGCAATGTGTACCTCACCGGTATTGTGCGCGATGCCCAGGGCCGTAAGATGAGCAAGCAGCTCGGCAACTCACCTGACCCGCTGGATCTTATCAAACAGTTTGGCGCCGATGGCGTGCGGACGGGTATGCTGTTCTCAGCCCCGGCCGGCAACGATTTGCTCTACGATGAGAAGCTGGTGGAGCAGGGCCGTAACTTCTGCAATAAGCTCTGGAACGCCTTCCGCCTCACGCAGGGCTGGGAGGTGGATGCCACCTTGCCTTTCGCCAACAACAAGGCAGTGGAGTGGTTTACCGCAAAACTGCAGACCACCCTGGTAGAGCTCGACGACCACTTTGAGAAGTTCCGCATCAGTGATGCGCTCATGACGGTGTATAAGCTGGTGTGGGATGACTTCTGCTCGGTGTACCTGGAGATGATCAAGCCGGCTTACCAGGCTCCCATCGACCCCGAAACGCTGCGCCACACCACTGGCTTTCTGGAGACGCTGCTGAAGCTGCTGCACCCCTTCATGCCTTTCATTACGGAGGAAATCTGGCATGAGCTGGCTGAGCGCGGCCCGAAGGATTACGTGTGCGTAGCCACCTGGCCCAAGCAGCAGCCCGTAGCTGGTGCCCCGGAACTGCTGGCGCGCATGGATAAAGCCCTCGACATTGTGGCCGGCGTGCGTAACATCCGGAACCAGAAGGGTCTGGGGCCCAATAAGCCCCTGACCCTGGCCGCTAAAACCGACGACGCGGGTCTACTCACCGACTACGACGGTATCATCCGCAAGCTGGCTTCGCTCACTGAAATCAGTGTGGTAGATGCAGCCCCGGCCGCTTCCGTTGGGTTTGTGTCGGGTGGTGCGGAGTTCTTTGTACCGCTGGAAGGCCAGATTGACCTCGGTGCCGAGAAGGAGCGCTTAACCAAGGAGCTGGAGTATGCCCAAGGCTTCCGCGACTCGGTACTGAAGAAACTCAGCAACGAGAAGTTTGTGGCTAATGCCAAAGCTGATCTGGTAGAGCGCGAGCGGCAGAAGCTGGCCGACGCTGAGTCGAAGATTACGGCCTTGGAGCAGAGCCTAGCGGCGCTCTAG